From the Acidilutibacter cellobiosedens genome, one window contains:
- a CDS encoding ABC transporter ATP-binding protein has translation MEQILRIEHIEKYYGNKGNITKAIDDISFEVSNGEFIAIMGASGSGKTTLLNCISTIDTVSAGHIFLDNTDITEIKEKNLARFRRENLGFVFQDFNLLDTLTIGENIAMALTINKVPENDIDRRVEEMAEKLDILSILNKFPYQVSGGQKQRCACARAMINNPKLILADEPTGALDSHSAQMLLTTIQTMNQELNATILIVTHDAFTASYSRRVLFLKDGRIFTEIQRGEQSRKQLFGKILDVMTLLGGDLSDVR, from the coding sequence ATGGAACAAATTTTAAGGATCGAACATATTGAAAAATATTATGGGAACAAGGGAAATATCACCAAAGCTATTGACGATATCAGCTTTGAAGTTAGCAACGGTGAGTTTATTGCCATTATGGGAGCTTCCGGTTCCGGGAAAACAACACTTTTAAACTGTATTTCCACTATTGATACGGTCAGTGCCGGCCATATTTTTTTGGATAATACCGATATTACGGAAATCAAGGAAAAGAACTTGGCTCGTTTCCGCAGGGAAAATTTGGGCTTTGTTTTTCAGGATTTTAACCTTCTGGATACCCTGACTATAGGTGAAAACATTGCCATGGCTTTGACTATCAATAAAGTACCTGAGAATGATATAGACCGGCGTGTGGAGGAAATGGCCGAAAAGCTTGACATTCTCTCCATTCTGAATAAGTTTCCCTATCAGGTTTCCGGCGGACAAAAGCAACGATGTGCCTGTGCCAGGGCAATGATCAATAATCCCAAACTGATTTTGGCTGACGAGCCGACTGGAGCCCTGGACAGCCATTCCGCACAAATGCTTCTTACCACTATTCAAACCATGAATCAAGAGCTTAATGCAACTATCCTTATAGTTACTCATGATGCTTTTACTGCCAGCTATTCCAGGAGGGTTCTGTTTCTGAAGGATGGGCGAATTTTCACAGAAATACAGAGGGGCGAACAATCCCGTAAACAATTGTTTGGAAAAATCCTTG